One part of the Segnochrobactrum spirostomi genome encodes these proteins:
- a CDS encoding error-prone DNA polymerase yields MSDPARLSLRPPQPAYAELAAATNFSFLRGASHPGEMVEQAAALGIAALGVADRNSFAGIVRAFAAARAVRRRPAAEGGVPDFRLVVGVRLLTADTFEALAYPTDRAAYGRLCRLLTLGNRRAAKGECHFSFAELEAAAEGSILIVLPPPAVPGRTRRAGSDFAARLRRLAEARPGAVFLGAVHRHAGDEPRRLGRLDALGRALGAPMVAIGDVLYHEPERAPLADVLTAIREGCPIAAAGFRLAANAERHLKGPAEMARLFAAFPEAVARTLDIAAACRFRLDELTYEYPDEPVPPGTTPQAHLEHLTWTGAARRYPGGVPASVREKVVEELKLIEALGFARYFLTVHDVVWFARGKGILCQGRGSAANSAVCFCLGITEIDPNESSVLFARFISQARGEPPDIDVDFEHERREEVIQYIYRRYGRDRAAICSTVVHYRPRRAIREVGKAMGLTPDVTAALAKTVWGSHGGEISAAQVREAGLDPGNPALAHVLALTNTLIGFPRHLSQHVGGFVLTRERLDETVPIGNAAMEDRTFIEWDKDDIDVLGLMKVDVLALGMLTCLHRAFDLMKTHIKTETGAPLDLTIATVQQDDTATYDMLCQADSVGVFQVESRAQMSMLPRLKPRRFYDLVIEVAIVRPGPIQGGMVHPYLRRREAPEKAFYPSPAPDKGPPDELEAVLSRTLGVPLFQEQAMQIAMVAAEFTADEADGLRRAMATFRNHGTVHTFADKFIGRMVARGYERDFAERCFEQIKGFGEYGFPESHAASFAKLVYVSAWIKCHHPDVFCAAILNSQPMGFYHPAQLVRDARRHGVEVRPVDINDSLWETGLEATSGSHHAVRLGFNQVEGLREADMERLVAARGNGYASLERLASVVPRAAVERLAEADAFGSLGLDRRAALWAVRRLPAIAEPAAWLAPLEEGTAAADRAPPVPRQLSLLADPMGDGLFPEPDVHLPEMPVHTHVVEDYRTTGLSLKAHPVSFFRDRLTRLGAVPNADLRGSTLGSNAWISVAGLVITRQQPGTSKGVVFMTLEDETDIANIVVWPKIFARERRCVMTSRFVLVRGRLQKVGLVIHVVAARFLDLSDDLRRLDEEDLSRPSEAAAMLPVHSRDFH; encoded by the coding sequence ATGTCCGATCCCGCCCGCCTTTCGCTGCGGCCGCCCCAACCGGCTTATGCCGAGCTCGCGGCGGCGACCAATTTCTCCTTCCTGCGCGGGGCCTCGCATCCGGGCGAGATGGTCGAACAGGCGGCCGCCCTCGGGATCGCCGCCCTCGGCGTCGCCGACCGCAACTCCTTCGCCGGCATCGTTCGCGCCTTCGCCGCGGCGCGGGCGGTCCGGCGGCGGCCCGCGGCGGAGGGCGGCGTCCCCGATTTCCGCCTCGTCGTCGGCGTCCGCCTTCTCACGGCGGACACGTTCGAAGCGCTCGCCTATCCGACCGACCGGGCCGCCTATGGCCGGCTCTGCCGACTGCTCACCCTCGGCAACCGGCGGGCCGCCAAGGGGGAGTGCCATTTCTCCTTCGCCGAGCTGGAGGCGGCGGCAGAGGGTTCGATCCTCATCGTCTTGCCGCCGCCGGCCGTGCCCGGGCGCACGCGCCGCGCCGGCTCGGACTTCGCGGCCCGGCTCCGCCGGCTCGCCGAAGCCCGACCGGGGGCGGTCTTTCTCGGGGCCGTGCACCGCCATGCCGGCGACGAGCCGCGCCGGCTCGGGCGGCTCGACGCGCTCGGCCGTGCCCTCGGCGCGCCGATGGTGGCGATCGGCGACGTGCTCTATCACGAGCCCGAGCGCGCGCCCCTCGCCGACGTGCTGACCGCGATCCGCGAGGGCTGCCCCATCGCGGCGGCGGGCTTCCGCCTCGCCGCCAATGCCGAACGCCACCTGAAGGGGCCCGCGGAGATGGCGCGCCTGTTCGCCGCCTTTCCCGAGGCGGTCGCGCGCACCCTCGACATCGCGGCCGCCTGCCGCTTCCGCCTCGACGAGCTCACATACGAATATCCCGACGAGCCGGTGCCGCCGGGCACGACGCCCCAGGCCCACCTCGAGCACCTGACCTGGACCGGGGCCGCCCGGCGCTATCCCGGCGGTGTACCGGCCTCCGTGCGCGAGAAGGTGGTCGAGGAATTGAAGCTGATCGAGGCGCTCGGCTTCGCCCGTTATTTCCTCACCGTCCACGACGTGGTCTGGTTCGCCCGCGGCAAGGGCATCCTCTGCCAGGGCCGCGGCTCGGCCGCCAACAGCGCGGTCTGCTTCTGCCTCGGCATCACCGAGATCGACCCCAACGAATCGAGCGTTCTCTTCGCCCGCTTCATCTCCCAGGCGCGCGGTGAGCCGCCCGATATCGACGTCGATTTCGAGCACGAGCGGCGCGAGGAGGTGATCCAATATATCTACCGGCGCTATGGCCGCGACCGGGCGGCGATCTGCTCGACCGTCGTCCATTATCGGCCGCGCCGGGCGATCCGCGAGGTCGGCAAGGCGATGGGGCTCACCCCCGACGTCACCGCCGCGCTCGCCAAGACGGTGTGGGGCTCCCACGGCGGGGAGATCTCCGCCGCCCAGGTGCGCGAGGCCGGGCTCGATCCCGGCAATCCCGCGCTCGCCCACGTTCTTGCCCTCACCAACACGCTGATCGGCTTTCCGCGCCACCTCTCCCAGCATGTTGGTGGCTTCGTGCTGACCCGCGAGCGCCTCGACGAGACGGTGCCGATCGGCAACGCGGCGATGGAGGACCGCACCTTCATCGAATGGGACAAGGACGACATCGACGTGCTCGGCCTGATGAAGGTCGACGTGCTGGCGCTCGGCATGCTGACCTGCCTGCACCGCGCCTTCGATCTCATGAAGACCCACATCAAGACCGAGACCGGCGCGCCCCTCGACCTCACGATCGCGACGGTTCAGCAGGACGACACCGCGACCTACGACATGCTCTGCCAGGCGGATTCGGTCGGCGTGTTCCAGGTCGAGAGCCGGGCGCAGATGTCGATGCTGCCGCGCCTCAAGCCGCGCCGGTTCTACGATCTCGTCATCGAGGTCGCGATCGTGCGGCCGGGGCCGATCCAGGGCGGCATGGTGCACCCCTATCTGCGCCGCCGCGAGGCCCCGGAGAAGGCGTTCTATCCTTCGCCCGCGCCGGACAAGGGGCCGCCCGACGAGCTCGAGGCGGTGCTGTCGCGCACCCTCGGCGTGCCGCTCTTCCAGGAGCAGGCAATGCAGATCGCCATGGTCGCGGCCGAGTTCACCGCCGACGAGGCGGACGGCCTCCGCCGCGCCATGGCGACCTTCCGCAATCACGGCACGGTCCACACCTTCGCCGACAAGTTCATCGGCCGCATGGTGGCGCGGGGCTACGAACGCGACTTCGCCGAGCGCTGCTTCGAGCAGATCAAGGGCTTCGGCGAATATGGCTTCCCCGAAAGTCATGCGGCGAGCTTCGCCAAGCTCGTCTACGTCTCGGCCTGGATCAAATGCCACCATCCGGACGTGTTCTGCGCGGCGATCCTCAACAGTCAGCCGATGGGGTTCTATCACCCCGCCCAGCTCGTGCGCGACGCCCGCCGCCACGGCGTCGAGGTGCGCCCCGTCGATATCAACGACAGCCTATGGGAGACCGGGCTCGAAGCGACCTCCGGATCCCACCATGCCGTCCGGCTCGGATTCAATCAGGTCGAGGGCCTGCGCGAGGCGGATATGGAACGGCTCGTGGCCGCCCGCGGCAACGGCTATGCGAGCCTGGAGCGGCTTGCGAGCGTCGTGCCCCGGGCGGCGGTGGAGCGTCTGGCCGAGGCCGATGCGTTCGGCTCGCTCGGGCTCGACCGCCGCGCCGCCTTGTGGGCGGTGCGCCGTCTTCCCGCCATCGCCGAGCCGGCGGCCTGGCTGGCGCCGCTGGAGGAGGGGACTGCCGCGGCCGATCGGGCGCCCCCGGTGCCCCGTCAGCTTTCGCTGCTCGCCGACCCGATGGGCGACGGCCTCTTTCCGGAGCCGGACGTCCACCTGCCGGAGATGCCGGTGCACACCCATGTGGTGGAGGATTATCGCACCACCGGGCTCTCCCTGAAGGCGCATCCGGTGAGCTTCTTCCGCGACCGCCTGACCCGGCTCGGCGCGGTGCCGAACGCCGATCTGCGCGGGTCTACGCTCGGCAGCAACGCCTGGATCTCGGTCGCCGGCCTCGTCATCACCCGCCAGCAGCCCGGCACCTCCAAGGGCGTCGTCTTCATGACGCTCGAGGACGAGACCGATATCGCCAACATCGTCGTGTGGCCGAAGATCTTCGCCCGGGAGCGGCGCTGCGTGATGACGTCCCGCTTCGTCCTGGTGCGTGGCCGCCTGCAGAAGGTCGGCCTCGTCATTCACGTGGTCGCCGCCCGCTTCCTCGATCTCAGCGACGATCTGCGCCGCCTCGACGAGGAGGATCTCTCTCGGCCCTCGGAGGCGGCCGCGATGTTGCCGGTGCACAGCCGCGATTTCCATTGA
- a CDS encoding DNA polymerase Y family protein, with amino-acid sequence MPRIVSVWLPRWPILRWRNDRAKAGAPLPPPERPFALAADVKGGRRLAALNAAAEAAGLRLGDTVADARVKAVDLVVADHDPGADRAGLRRLGLWAMRYSPVVALFGPEEGEDGLFLDITGAAHLHGGEAGLIDDLARRLVGFGLAPELALAGTPGAAWAVSRFHPAPGILRAGREAQVLAPLPVKALRLDPDLTARLRRLGLKTIGAIAARPRAPFAARFEAALLRRLDQATGRLPEPLDPIVPAPAYRSLRRLLEPIARQEAVVVVARDLMADLAPTLERDGVAARRLRLDLYRVDGGFQTLEIGVSAATRDPDHFARLVDLKLDRAAGRGGDGLDAGFGFEAVGLSVVEAAPWEARQEGLEAAEEPQRAARCAALMDGLRQRLGARSVRRPVARQSHLPERAEAFVATEAFLAADAGAASAWTAGSARPRPILVFPRPEPAEVVALVPEGPPQRFRWRGGQHRIARAEGPERIAGEWWRATEPPPTRDYYLVEDAEGRRFWLYREGLYGRETASPRWFVQGLFA; translated from the coding sequence ATGCCGCGCATCGTTTCCGTCTGGCTGCCCCGCTGGCCGATCCTGCGCTGGCGGAACGACCGCGCGAAGGCGGGGGCGCCGCTGCCGCCTCCTGAGCGGCCGTTCGCGCTCGCCGCCGACGTGAAGGGAGGCCGTCGGCTCGCCGCCCTCAACGCCGCCGCCGAGGCGGCCGGGCTGCGCCTGGGCGACACCGTCGCCGACGCGCGCGTGAAGGCGGTCGACCTCGTCGTCGCCGACCACGATCCCGGGGCTGATCGCGCGGGCCTGCGCCGGCTCGGGCTGTGGGCGATGCGCTACAGCCCCGTCGTCGCTTTGTTCGGCCCCGAGGAGGGCGAGGACGGCCTCTTTCTCGACATCACCGGTGCGGCCCATCTCCACGGCGGCGAGGCCGGGCTGATCGACGATCTCGCCCGCCGCCTCGTCGGCTTCGGTCTCGCGCCCGAACTCGCGCTCGCCGGAACGCCGGGGGCGGCCTGGGCCGTGTCGCGCTTCCACCCGGCGCCGGGCATCCTGCGCGCGGGCCGGGAGGCGCAGGTGCTGGCGCCCCTGCCGGTCAAGGCGCTGCGCCTCGATCCCGATCTCACCGCCCGCTTGCGTCGGCTCGGCTTGAAGACGATCGGCGCCATCGCCGCCCGGCCGCGGGCGCCCTTCGCGGCGCGGTTCGAGGCGGCGCTGCTGCGTCGGCTCGATCAGGCGACCGGCCGCCTGCCCGAGCCGCTCGATCCGATCGTGCCGGCGCCGGCTTATCGCAGCCTGCGCCGGCTTCTGGAGCCGATCGCCCGCCAGGAGGCGGTGGTCGTCGTCGCCCGCGACCTGATGGCCGATCTCGCGCCGACCCTGGAGCGCGACGGCGTCGCCGCGCGGCGGCTCCGCCTCGATCTCTACCGGGTCGACGGCGGTTTCCAGACCCTCGAAATCGGTGTCTCCGCCGCGACCCGCGATCCGGATCATTTCGCCCGGCTGGTCGATCTCAAGCTCGATCGCGCCGCGGGCCGGGGCGGGGACGGGCTCGATGCCGGCTTCGGCTTCGAGGCGGTCGGCCTTTCCGTCGTCGAAGCCGCGCCCTGGGAGGCGCGGCAGGAGGGGCTCGAGGCGGCCGAGGAGCCGCAGCGGGCGGCGCGCTGCGCGGCCCTGATGGACGGCCTGCGCCAGCGGCTCGGCGCCCGCAGCGTGCGCCGGCCGGTCGCCCGGCAGAGCCACCTGCCGGAACGGGCGGAAGCCTTCGTGGCGACCGAAGCCTTCTTGGCGGCGGATGCGGGCGCCGCTTCGGCGTGGACGGCGGGCTCGGCCCGGCCGCGGCCGATCCTCGTCTTTCCCCGGCCGGAGCCCGCCGAGGTCGTCGCTTTGGTGCCGGAGGGGCCGCCGCAGCGTTTCCGCTGGCGTGGCGGGCAGCACCGCATCGCCCGCGCCGAGGGGCCGGAGCGCATCGCCGGCGAATGGTGGCGGGCGACCGAGCCGCCGCCGACGCGGGATTATTATCTCGTCGAGGATGCCGAGGGGCGCCGCTTCTGGCTCTACCGCGAGGGGCTGTACGGCCGCGAGACCGCATCGCCCCGCTGGTTCGTCCAGGGCCTGTTCGCCTGA
- a CDS encoding ImuA family protein, with product MENRREPSAALGATRDEVIGALRRLLPRLDGAAGGDVLPFGIADLDARLPGGGLALGALHEIAPETAADMPAALGFAVALAGRLPGRAPVFVVETPRGLAGLGALSAHGFAGLGLDPARLVLVSAADDRDGLWAVEEALNSGGPAGILAALGGAVDLKASQRLQRAAAGSGRPLLLLRTAGAVGTSVAMTRWRIAAAPAARDPFGLVAAWRWRVRLERCRNGRPGAWLLERDPEPPALVVPHTEILEAESGEVDHAAHRFRLAAPLADPALAERPREGGGAAAAS from the coding sequence GTGGAGAACCGTCGGGAGCCGTCTGCCGCCCTCGGGGCGACGCGGGACGAGGTGATCGGCGCGCTGCGCCGGCTGCTGCCGCGGCTCGACGGGGCCGCGGGCGGGGACGTGCTGCCGTTCGGCATCGCCGATCTCGATGCTCGCCTGCCCGGCGGCGGCCTCGCGCTCGGCGCGCTGCACGAGATCGCCCCGGAAACGGCGGCCGATATGCCCGCCGCCCTCGGCTTCGCCGTCGCTTTGGCGGGGCGGCTGCCGGGGCGGGCACCCGTCTTCGTCGTCGAGACGCCGCGTGGCCTCGCCGGCCTCGGTGCGCTGTCCGCTCACGGCTTCGCCGGGCTCGGGCTCGATCCCGCCCGGCTCGTCCTGGTCTCGGCCGCCGACGACCGGGACGGGTTGTGGGCGGTCGAGGAGGCGCTGAATTCGGGTGGGCCTGCCGGCATTCTCGCTGCGCTCGGTGGTGCCGTCGATCTCAAGGCGAGCCAGCGGCTGCAGCGCGCCGCCGCCGGGTCCGGCCGGCCGCTCCTGTTGCTGCGCACCGCGGGCGCCGTCGGCACCAGCGTCGCGATGACGCGCTGGCGCATCGCCGCCGCGCCGGCCGCCCGCGATCCGTTCGGGCTCGTCGCCGCCTGGCGATGGCGGGTCCGGCTCGAACGCTGCCGCAACGGGCGCCCGGGGGCTTGGCTCCTCGAGCGCGATCCGGAGCCGCCCGCCTTGGTGGTTCCGCACACCGAAATCCTGGAAGCCGAAAGCGGGGAGGTCGATCATGCCGCGCATCGTTTCCGTCTGGCTGCCCCGCTGGCCGATCCTGCGCTGGCGGAACGACCGCGCGAAGGCGGGGGCGCCGCTGCCGCCTCCTGA
- the sugE gene encoding quaternary ammonium compound efflux SMR transporter SugE, protein MAGGSFAWVVLFVAGLFEVGWAIGLKYSDGFTKLVPSVLTGVSMVISVVLLGVALKSLPVGTGYAVWTGIGTVGTAVLGMALLGEPVTLARVVCISLVVIGVIGLKFAH, encoded by the coding sequence ATGGCGGGTGGTTCGTTCGCTTGGGTCGTGTTGTTCGTCGCCGGTCTGTTCGAGGTCGGCTGGGCGATCGGGCTCAAATATTCCGACGGCTTCACCAAGCTGGTGCCCTCCGTGCTGACCGGCGTCAGCATGGTCATCAGCGTGGTCCTGCTCGGCGTCGCCCTGAAATCGCTGCCGGTCGGCACCGGCTATGCGGTGTGGACGGGGATCGGGACGGTGGGAACGGCCGTGCTCGGCATGGCGCTGCTCGGCGAGCCGGTGACGCTTGCCCGCGTCGTCTGCATCAGTCTCGTGGTGATCGGCGTGATCGGGCTGAAATTCGCCCACTGA
- the trmFO gene encoding methylenetetrahydrofolate--tRNA-(uracil(54)-C(5))-methyltransferase (FADH(2)-oxidizing) TrmFO codes for MTETHSPSSAPPVHVVGGGLAGSEAAWQLARRGIPVVLHEMRPTAMTDAHHTGDFAELVCSNSFRSDDAETNAVGLLHAEMRRAGSLILACADTHPVPAGGALAVDRDGFSAAVTKALKEHPLIRVEPGLVADLPPEDWGSTIVATGPLTAAPLAEAIRQATGEESLAFFDAIAPIVHRETIDMEIAWFQSRYDKPGPSGTGADYLNCPMTKEQYDGFVAALIAADKVDFHAWEASTPYFDGCLPIEVMAVRGPETLRHGPMKPVGLTNPRAPDVKPYAIVQLRQDNALGTLYNIVGFQTKLKHGEQARIFRTIPGLEGAEFARLGGLHRNTFLNSPRVLDATLRLKARPHVRFAGQITGCEGYVESAAIGLLAGRFAAAERRGAEPVPPPATTALGALLGHITGGHIEAADEGAPRSFQPMNVNFGLFPPITVEKVPGVRLRGAAKSQVRKRALSARALQDVERWLGETADALEPAA; via the coding sequence ATGACCGAGACGCACTCCCCCTCTTCCGCCCCGCCCGTCCATGTCGTCGGCGGCGGCCTCGCCGGCAGCGAAGCGGCGTGGCAACTCGCCCGGCGCGGCATTCCCGTGGTGCTGCACGAGATGCGGCCGACCGCGATGACCGACGCCCACCACACCGGCGACTTCGCGGAACTGGTGTGCTCGAACTCGTTCCGCTCGGACGATGCGGAGACGAACGCCGTCGGCCTGCTCCATGCCGAGATGCGCCGCGCCGGATCGCTGATCCTCGCCTGCGCCGATACCCATCCGGTGCCGGCGGGCGGCGCGCTCGCGGTCGATCGAGACGGCTTCTCGGCGGCGGTGACGAAGGCGCTCAAGGAGCACCCGCTGATCCGGGTCGAGCCGGGCCTCGTCGCCGATCTGCCGCCGGAGGACTGGGGCTCGACCATCGTCGCGACCGGTCCGCTGACCGCGGCCCCCCTCGCCGAGGCGATCCGGCAGGCGACGGGCGAAGAGTCCCTCGCCTTCTTCGACGCCATCGCGCCGATCGTCCACCGCGAGACGATCGACATGGAAATCGCCTGGTTCCAGTCGCGCTACGACAAGCCGGGTCCGTCCGGGACCGGGGCCGATTATCTCAATTGCCCGATGACGAAGGAACAATATGACGGCTTCGTCGCCGCGCTGATCGCCGCCGACAAGGTCGATTTCCACGCCTGGGAGGCCTCGACGCCCTATTTCGACGGCTGCCTGCCGATCGAGGTGATGGCGGTGCGCGGACCGGAGACGCTGCGCCACGGGCCGATGAAGCCGGTCGGCCTGACCAATCCGCGGGCGCCGGACGTGAAGCCCTACGCGATCGTCCAACTGCGCCAGGACAATGCGCTCGGCACGCTCTACAACATCGTCGGCTTCCAGACGAAGCTGAAGCACGGCGAGCAGGCCCGCATCTTCCGGACCATTCCGGGGCTCGAGGGCGCCGAGTTCGCCCGCCTCGGCGGGCTGCACCGCAACACCTTCCTGAATTCGCCGCGCGTGCTCGACGCGACGCTCCGCCTCAAGGCGCGGCCGCACGTGCGCTTCGCCGGCCAGATCACCGGCTGCGAGGGCTATGTGGAATCGGCGGCGATCGGCCTCCTGGCAGGGCGCTTCGCGGCGGCCGAGCGGCGCGGGGCGGAGCCGGTGCCGCCGCCGGCGACGACCGCCCTCGGCGCCCTGCTCGGCCACATCACCGGCGGCCACATCGAAGCCGCGGACGAAGGCGCGCCGCGCTCGTTCCAGCCGATGAACGTGAATTTCGGCCTCTTCCCGCCGATCACGGTCGAGAAGGTCCCGGGCGTGCGCCTGCGCGGCGCGGCGAAGTCCCAGGTCCGCAAACGGGCCCTGAGCGCCCGCGCGCTTCAGGACGTCGAGCGGTGGCTCGGCGAGACGGCGGACGCGCTGGAGCCCGCCGCCTGA
- a CDS encoding VOC family protein: protein MIVRRIVPNIEVPDMGPAVVAAVRRFYCDGLGLEPVMDHGWIATFAGSGMASPQMSVACEGGNGTPVPALSIEVDDLDEAQRRIEGAGFAIEYGPTTEAWGVRRFFARDPLGRLINVLVHP from the coding sequence ATGATCGTCCGACGCATCGTGCCGAACATCGAGGTCCCTGACATGGGTCCCGCCGTCGTGGCGGCGGTGCGCCGCTTTTATTGCGACGGACTCGGGCTGGAGCCCGTCATGGATCATGGTTGGATCGCGACCTTCGCCGGGTCCGGCATGGCGTCGCCGCAGATGAGCGTGGCGTGCGAGGGGGGAAACGGGACCCCCGTTCCCGCCCTCTCGATCGAGGTCGACGATCTCGACGAGGCCCAAAGACGCATCGAGGGCGCGGGCTTCGCCATCGAATACGGACCGACGACGGAGGCCTGGGGCGTTCGGCGATTCTTCGCGCGCGATCCGCTCGGACGTCTCATCAACGTCCTGGTCCATCCCTGA
- a CDS encoding phytoene/squalene synthase family protein: MDAAAHLTAFVRSHDPDRYRAALFAPAAARDGLVALAGFDLEIARIREVVREPMPGEIRLQWWRDALEVPDAEVTGHPVVDLLRAAIARHRLPIAPMIALIDARTFDLYDDPMPDLTAFEGYAGETAGAIVQLGAIVLTGEGTRTGAAAGHAGVALTIAQTLATLPRTLARGQMMLPADVLARHGAEPASLLAGEDTPQARAALAEMRDHARHHLGRVAKLLPDLPPEALPAFLPVATVPRLLKRLETVPGNPLRTLVDVSPLARLWSLWRVARSGRLPRM, from the coding sequence ATGGACGCGGCAGCCCACCTGACGGCGTTCGTCCGCAGCCACGATCCCGACCGCTACCGCGCCGCGCTGTTCGCGCCGGCGGCGGCCCGCGACGGCCTCGTCGCGCTCGCCGGCTTCGATCTCGAGATCGCCCGCATTCGCGAGGTGGTGCGCGAGCCGATGCCGGGCGAGATCCGCCTGCAATGGTGGCGCGACGCGCTGGAGGTCCCGGACGCCGAGGTGACCGGCCATCCGGTCGTCGATCTCCTGCGCGCCGCCATCGCCCGCCATCGCCTGCCGATCGCGCCGATGATCGCGCTCATCGATGCCCGCACCTTCGATCTCTACGACGACCCGATGCCCGACCTCACCGCCTTCGAGGGCTACGCCGGCGAGACGGCGGGGGCGATCGTGCAGCTCGGGGCGATCGTGCTGACGGGCGAGGGGACGCGGACCGGGGCGGCCGCGGGCCATGCCGGGGTGGCGCTGACGATCGCCCAGACGCTCGCGACCCTGCCGCGCACGCTCGCCCGCGGGCAGATGATGCTGCCGGCCGACGTGCTCGCCCGCCACGGTGCCGAGCCCGCGAGCCTGCTCGCCGGCGAGGACACCCCGCAGGCCCGCGCGGCGCTTGCCGAAATGCGCGACCACGCCCGCCACCATCTCGGCCGGGTGGCGAAGCTGCTGCCCGATCTGCCGCCCGAGGCCCTGCCGGCCTTCCTCCCCGTCGCGACCGTCCCGCGGCTCCTCAAGCGGCTCGAGACGGTGCCGGGCAATCCCCTGCGCACCCTGGTCGACGTGTCGCCTCTGGCCCGCCTCTGGTCGCTCTGGCGCGTGGCGCGGAGCGGCCGGCTTCCGCGCATGTGA
- a CDS encoding Mth938-like domain-containing protein — MSDQRGWSGPRGIVVRDAHFPGRPRLDAYGNGGFRFAEMSHRGSILCLPSGVHGWKVATVADLDAAAFAPVLAEAADFEILLVGTGPTLVPLPPALMMDLRAAGLRAEVMATGSAVRTYNVLLAEERAVAAALLAVD, encoded by the coding sequence ATGTCCGATCAGCGGGGATGGTCCGGTCCGCGCGGGATCGTCGTGCGTGATGCCCACTTCCCGGGCCGTCCGCGCCTCGACGCCTACGGCAACGGCGGCTTTCGCTTCGCCGAGATGTCGCATCGCGGCTCGATCCTCTGCCTGCCGAGCGGGGTGCACGGCTGGAAGGTCGCGACCGTCGCCGATCTCGACGCGGCCGCCTTCGCGCCGGTGCTCGCCGAGGCCGCGGACTTCGAGATCCTGCTCGTCGGCACGGGACCGACACTCGTTCCCTTGCCGCCTGCCTTGATGATGGATCTCCGCGCCGCCGGCCTGCGGGCCGAGGTGATGGCGACCGGCTCGGCGGTCAGGACCTACAATGTGCTCCTCGCCGAGGAACGGGCGGTCGCCGCCGCGCTTCTCGCGGTGGACTAG
- the secF gene encoding protein translocase subunit SecF — protein MRLLRLVPDNTKLHFMRYWRYMQPLSIVLSVGSILLFVLIGPNYGIDFRGGSAIEITTKDGKAADLAALRATVSDLNLGDVQIQEFGKPNDVLIRVARQDGGEDTQQEAVFRVRDALGQSYDIRRTEVVGPRVSGELTRNGAIGLLVTLAAILVYVWFRFEWQFAVGAIIATLHDVILTLGIYVLVPFEFNLSSIAAILTIVGYSLNDTVVVYDRIRENLRKYKRMPLPDLIDLSINETLGRTLITALTTMIALGSLYIFGGEVIRSFTFAMIFGVLIGTFSSIYIAAPVLIYFKLRTEKKDGGEGAATASGAV, from the coding sequence ATGCGTCTCCTCCGCCTCGTCCCCGACAACACCAAGCTGCATTTCATGCGGTATTGGCGTTACATGCAGCCGCTGTCGATCGTGCTCAGCGTCGGATCGATCCTGCTCTTCGTCCTGATCGGCCCGAACTACGGCATCGATTTCCGCGGCGGTTCGGCGATCGAGATCACCACCAAGGACGGCAAGGCCGCCGACCTCGCGGCCCTGCGCGCCACGGTCTCGGACCTCAATCTGGGCGACGTCCAGATTCAGGAGTTCGGCAAGCCGAACGACGTGCTGATCCGCGTCGCCCGCCAGGACGGCGGCGAGGACACCCAGCAGGAAGCGGTGTTCCGCGTCCGCGACGCGCTCGGCCAAAGCTACGACATCCGCCGCACCGAGGTCGTCGGCCCGCGCGTGTCGGGGGAACTCACCCGCAACGGCGCGATCGGTCTCCTCGTCACGCTGGCCGCGATCCTCGTCTATGTGTGGTTCCGCTTCGAGTGGCAGTTCGCCGTCGGCGCCATCATCGCGACGCTGCACGACGTGATCCTGACGCTCGGCATCTACGTGCTGGTGCCGTTCGAGTTCAACTTGTCGAGCATCGCGGCGATCCTCACGATCGTCGGCTATTCGCTCAACGACACCGTCGTCGTGTACGACCGCATCCGTGAGAACCTGCGCAAATATAAGCGCATGCCGCTCCCGGATCTGATCGACCTTTCGATCAACGAAACCCTCGGGCGCACCCTCATCACCGCGCTGACGACGATGATCGCGCTCGGCTCGCTCTATATCTTCGGTGGCGAGGTGATCCGCTCGTTTACCTTCGCGATGATCTTCGGCGTGCTGATCGGAACGTTCTCCTCGATCTACATTGCCGCGCCGGTGCTGATTTATTTCAAGCTGCGCACCGAGAAGAAGGACGGGGGCGAGGGCGCCGCGACCGCGAGCGGCGCGGTCTGA